A genomic segment from Alistipes senegalensis JC50 encodes:
- the gadC gene encoding putative glutamine/gamma-aminobutyrate antiporter GadC — MDVKKTTTSTGFKLSVMTLAIMNVTAVVSLRGLPAEAVYGLSSAFYYLFAAIVFLIPTAMVAAELAAMFSDKQGGVFRWVGEAYGARTGFLAIWLQWIESTIWYPTVLTFGAVSIAFIGMNDVHDAVLASNKVFTLCMVLAIYWLATFIALKGLGWVGKISKWGGMIGTIIPAGLLIVLGIIYISTGGHNHMDMSQGFFPDLSKFNNLVLASSIFLFYAGMEMMGIHVMDVKNPSRNYPKAIIIGSLVTVCIFVLGTFSLGFIIPAKDISLTQSLLVGFDNYFHYLHISWAGPIIAIALMFGVLAGVLTWVAGPSKGIFAVGKAGYLPPFFQKTNKNGVQKNILLIQGCVVTLLALLFVVMPSVQSFYQILSQLTVLLYLIMYMLMFSAAIVLRYKMKDTPRPFRLGKKNGLMWLLGCLGFCGALLAFVLSFVPPSQIATGSNTVWFSVLVIGCVVVVGAPFVIYALRKPSWRDPQAAAEFAPFHWEVQAKAAAPAQNQPAANNNQSTK, encoded by the coding sequence ATGGATGTAAAAAAAACTACCACAAGCACAGGGTTCAAACTGAGTGTCATGACACTTGCGATTATGAACGTGACGGCCGTAGTGAGTCTGCGCGGACTGCCTGCCGAGGCGGTCTACGGACTTTCGTCGGCGTTCTACTACCTGTTCGCTGCAATCGTGTTCCTCATCCCGACGGCCATGGTCGCCGCAGAGCTGGCCGCGATGTTCTCCGACAAACAGGGCGGCGTCTTCCGCTGGGTCGGCGAGGCTTACGGAGCCCGCACGGGATTCCTGGCCATCTGGCTCCAATGGATCGAATCGACGATCTGGTACCCCACGGTGCTGACCTTCGGAGCCGTGTCGATCGCCTTCATCGGCATGAACGACGTGCACGACGCGGTGCTGGCCTCGAACAAGGTCTTCACGCTCTGCATGGTGCTGGCCATCTACTGGCTCGCCACGTTCATCGCGCTCAAGGGCCTCGGATGGGTCGGAAAGATCAGCAAATGGGGCGGTATGATCGGCACGATCATTCCCGCAGGACTGCTGATCGTCCTCGGCATCATCTACATCTCGACCGGCGGGCATAACCATATGGACATGTCGCAGGGCTTCTTCCCCGACCTGTCGAAATTCAACAACCTCGTGCTGGCCAGCAGCATCTTCCTCTTCTATGCGGGTATGGAGATGATGGGCATACACGTCATGGACGTAAAGAATCCGTCGCGCAACTACCCCAAGGCCATCATCATCGGTTCGCTCGTCACGGTCTGCATCTTCGTGCTGGGCACCTTCTCGCTGGGATTCATCATCCCAGCCAAGGACATCAGCCTCACGCAGTCGCTGCTGGTCGGATTCGACAACTATTTCCACTACCTCCACATCTCGTGGGCCGGACCGATCATCGCCATCGCCCTGATGTTCGGCGTGCTGGCCGGCGTGCTGACCTGGGTGGCAGGCCCCTCGAAGGGTATCTTCGCCGTGGGCAAGGCCGGCTACCTGCCCCCGTTCTTCCAGAAAACCAACAAAAACGGCGTGCAGAAAAACATCCTGCTGATCCAGGGATGCGTCGTGACGCTGCTGGCGCTGCTGTTCGTCGTGATGCCCTCGGTGCAGTCGTTCTACCAGATTCTCTCGCAGCTCACCGTGCTACTCTACCTCATCATGTACATGCTGATGTTCTCGGCAGCCATCGTCCTGCGGTACAAGATGAAGGACACGCCCCGTCCGTTCCGTCTGGGCAAGAAAAACGGCCTGATGTGGCTCCTCGGATGTCTCGGCTTCTGCGGCGCATTGCTGGCCTTCGTCCTGAGCTTCGTGCCGCCCAGCCAGATCGCAACGGGCAGCAACACCGTCTGGTTCTCGGTGCTCGTCATCGGATGCGTGGTCGTCGTAGGCGCCCCGTTCGTGATCTACGCCCTGCGCAAGCCGTCGTGGAGAGACCCGCAGGCCGCCGCCGAATTCGCCCCCTTCCACTGGGAAGTGCAGGCCAAAGCCGCGGCTCCGGCGCAGAACCAGCCCGCGGCGAACAATAACCAATCGACAAAATAA
- a CDS encoding NADH peroxidase: MAKKWRCTVCGYIHEGPEAPDQCPMCKVGKEKFVELVEAEGDLDFVTVHKIGDGKGASPELWEGLQNHFMGECTEVGMYLAMSRQADREGYPEIAEAYKRYAWEEAEHASKFAELIGEVVWDTKTNLEKRMNAECGACEDKMRLARLAKEQNLDAVHDTVHEMAKDEARHGKGFEGLYKRYFGK, encoded by the coding sequence ATGGCAAAGAAATGGCGTTGTACCGTTTGCGGGTACATCCACGAAGGTCCCGAGGCACCCGATCAGTGCCCGATGTGCAAGGTAGGCAAGGAAAAATTCGTCGAACTGGTAGAGGCTGAGGGCGACCTCGATTTCGTGACGGTTCACAAGATCGGCGACGGCAAGGGTGCCAGCCCCGAACTGTGGGAGGGTCTCCAGAATCACTTCATGGGCGAGTGCACCGAGGTGGGCATGTACCTGGCGATGAGCCGTCAGGCCGACCGCGAGGGTTATCCCGAGATCGCCGAGGCTTACAAGCGTTACGCCTGGGAGGAGGCCGAGCACGCCTCGAAGTTCGCTGAGCTGATCGGCGAGGTCGTTTGGGACACCAAGACCAACCTCGAAAAACGCATGAACGCCGAGTGCGGCGCCTGCGAGGACAAGATGCGTCTGGCCCGTCTGGCCAAGGAGCAGAACCTCGATGCCGTGCACGACACCGTGCACGAGATGGCCAAGGACGAAGCCCGTCACGGCAAGGGTTTCGAGGGGCTCTACAAGCGTTACTTCGGCAAATAA
- a CDS encoding DUF5036 family protein → MKKIFLPLLLAAVVGGAPSCSDDDGVPGDPEGTVSLNMMDESNGKTVLDNSGIYIDKAQNFVTGGNRVLFAFGKVGGLGAVAPKSLETSTTIAAVEAGHGYVAVRPGTLRSFPSGKMAMPIGRQDVNYLKIYVVSPLTAESKTVGAAVRYVTAMPGTYKLPEYGSTALRIDHSNYDYLDQEVALSLPGGDVECDLIDNGYDIRCEQRGGKLYIRLGGWFARRFELYLRSRESYTMVYVDVDVPL, encoded by the coding sequence ATGAAGAAGATTTTTCTGCCGCTGCTGCTGGCGGCAGTCGTCGGGGGCGCTCCCTCCTGCTCCGACGATGATGGGGTCCCCGGCGATCCCGAAGGGACCGTTTCTCTCAATATGATGGATGAAAGCAACGGCAAAACCGTGTTGGACAATTCGGGCATCTATATCGACAAGGCTCAGAATTTCGTGACGGGCGGGAACCGCGTGCTCTTTGCGTTCGGCAAGGTCGGCGGTCTGGGGGCCGTTGCGCCCAAATCGCTGGAGACCTCGACGACGATAGCCGCCGTCGAGGCGGGACATGGTTACGTGGCCGTGCGTCCGGGGACGCTGAGGTCGTTCCCCTCCGGAAAGATGGCCATGCCCATCGGACGCCAGGATGTGAATTACCTGAAGATCTACGTGGTTTCGCCGCTTACGGCGGAGTCGAAGACCGTCGGTGCGGCGGTCCGATATGTCACGGCCATGCCCGGGACCTACAAGTTGCCCGAGTACGGGAGCACGGCGTTGCGGATCGACCATTCCAACTACGACTATCTCGATCAGGAGGTGGCGTTGTCGCTGCCGGGCGGGGATGTCGAGTGCGATCTCATCGACAACGGCTACGACATCCGCTGCGAGCAGCGCGGCGGGAAGCTCTATATCCGGCTCGGAGGCTGGTTCGCCCGCCGGTTCGAACTTTATCTACGCAGCCGGGAGAGCTATACGATGGTCTACGTCGATGTGGATGTGCCGTTGTAA
- a CDS encoding DUF5106 domain-containing protein: MRRILISLLALLCMASCGRRRNAPAQEAAADSRPRVFLPAIAPSSLSPDERRDYLRVHYWDRFDFTDTLFTVRADTLQMVEAYARYIALISDRPTDGSPIDSLMRRASSSRKMLDYFSMLAEQVLHDPNSPLRNDEFYIPVLQAQLRSPWYDEYERIAPQYDLEMAMQNRLGHRANDFRYTLASGASGNLYGLHAEYVLLFINNPGCPMCREIREAITSSPMLSEMIERGRLKVLAIYPDEDLTEWRDYRDHIPASWINAYDKGCVIREKSLYDLHAIPAMYLLDSRKRVLVKDSTDVAQIEEVIDRLA, from the coding sequence ATGCGACGCATTCTGATCTCTCTTCTGGCCCTCCTGTGCATGGCCTCGTGCGGCCGCCGCCGGAACGCTCCCGCGCAGGAGGCCGCGGCGGACTCCCGTCCGCGGGTCTTCCTGCCCGCCATCGCTCCGTCGAGCCTTTCGCCCGACGAGCGGCGCGACTACCTGCGCGTGCACTACTGGGACCGCTTCGACTTCACCGATACGCTCTTCACCGTCCGGGCCGACACGCTGCAAATGGTCGAGGCTTATGCCCGCTACATTGCGCTGATCTCCGACCGTCCGACCGACGGTTCGCCGATCGACTCGCTGATGCGCCGCGCCTCCTCCTCGCGCAAGATGCTCGACTACTTCTCGATGCTCGCCGAGCAGGTGCTCCACGACCCCAATTCGCCGCTGCGCAACGACGAGTTCTACATCCCCGTGTTGCAGGCGCAGCTGCGGAGCCCGTGGTACGACGAATACGAACGCATCGCCCCGCAGTACGATCTGGAGATGGCCATGCAGAACCGGCTGGGGCATCGGGCCAACGATTTCCGCTATACGCTCGCCTCGGGCGCCTCGGGAAACCTCTACGGGCTGCATGCCGAATACGTCCTGCTGTTCATCAACAACCCCGGCTGTCCGATGTGCCGCGAGATCCGCGAGGCGATCACCTCGTCGCCGATGCTCTCGGAGATGATCGAGCGCGGGCGGCTGAAAGTGCTGGCGATCTATCCCGACGAGGATCTCACGGAGTGGCGCGACTACCGCGACCACATCCCTGCGTCGTGGATCAACGCCTATGACAAGGGGTGTGTCATCCGCGAGAAGAGCCTCTACGACCTCCACGCCATTCCGGCGATGTATCTGCTCGACAGCCGCAAGCGCGTGCTGGTGAAGGACTCGACCGACGTGGCGCAGATCGAGGAGGTGATCGACCGCCTCGCCTGA